The following coding sequences are from one Lycium ferocissimum isolate CSIRO_LF1 chromosome 3, AGI_CSIRO_Lferr_CH_V1, whole genome shotgun sequence window:
- the LOC132050998 gene encoding putative pentatricopeptide repeat-containing protein At3g23330: MFTQSQFKTGPNFHSVTNIFHHFCNSKNLKAIKVFHAHLITTGLLFISPNLQFKLISSSTTSLQTLTNFFKLLKPRNPLFLNSILSHFSQNGYHSLSLHTFSFMHFNCIDIDSYTLCSSITASSGVKNINFGEIIHTHVIKSGWLSSVYVGCALVDLYAKSLCIKNADMLFDEMPVKNTVCVNALLSGYSEAKMWIDGLALVRKMLSLNLCCDNFTFSAALRACVGLSAFELGKQVHGCVIRKVDDVESDVFLQSLLIEMYGKCGLVEKARHVFDMVGFRCRERKKDVVLWTSMLGVCGRNGKFEEAISLFNDMVMDGIKPDGVALLTVLSACSHTGHVNLGMEYFESMACNYSLEPSPEHYSCVIDLLCRAGELDRAWNLINDLSYEENGNFTVTLWGALLSACHNFDNVELGKLAAQRALDLDPQNDGVYVLLSNMYARNGMWNEIEMLREQIKEKGLKRDIGHSLVDITG; this comes from the coding sequence ATGTTCACTCAATCCCAATTTAAAACAGGACCAAACTTCCATTCCGTAACTAACatatttcatcatttttgcAACTCAAAGAATCTAAAAGCCATTAAAGTATTTCATGCACATTTAATTACAACAGGATTACTCTTCATCTCCCCTAATCTTCAGTTCAAACTCATATCATCATCCACAACTTCACTTCAAACCTTAaccaattttttcaaattactCAAACCAAGAAACCCTTTGTTcttaaattcaattctttcccATTTTTCCCAAAATGGGTATCATTCTTTATCTCTTCATACATTCTCTTTTATGCATTTTAATTGTATTGACATTGATTCATACACGTTGTGTAGTTCCATTACAGCTTCATCTGGTGTGAAAAATATAAACTTTGGGGAAATAATTCATACCCATGTGATAAAATCAGGTTGGTTATCTAGTGTTTATGTGGGGTGTGCTTTAGTTGATTTGTATGCAAAATCTTTGTGTATCAAGAATGCAGATATGTTGTTCGATGAAATGCCTGTGAAGAATACAGTGTGTGTAAATGCACTTCTCTCTGGTTATTCTGAAGCTAAGATGTGGATAGATGGACTGGCATTGGTTAGAAAGATGTTATCTTTAAATCTATGTTGTGATAATTTCACTTTTTCGGCTGCTTTGCGAGCTTGTGTTGGGCTATCTGCTTTTGAATTGGGTAAGCAGGTTCATGGATGTGTTATTCGAAAAGTTGATGATGTGGAATCTGATGTGTTTCTGCAAAGtttgttgattgaaatgtatGGAAAATGTGGGTTGGTGGAGAAAGCTAGGCATGTTTTTGATATGGTCGGGTTTAGAtgtagagaaagaaagaaggatgttGTTCTGTGGACATCAATGCTCGGTGTTTGCGGAAGAAATGGGAAATTTGAAGAAGCGATTAGTCTTTTTAATGACATGGTAATGGATGGAATTAAACCAGATGGTGTAGCGTTATTGACTGTTCTTTCCGCTTGTAGTCACACTGGCCACGTAAATCTTGGAATGGAGTACTTTGAATCAATGGCGTGTAATTACAGTTTGGAACCCAGCCCCGAGCACTATAGTTGTGTGATTGATTTACTGTGTCGTGCAGGTGAGTTGGATAGAGCATGGAATTTAATCAACGACTTATCTTACGAAGAGAATGGTAATTTCACTGTTACCTTGTGGGGAGCCCTGCTTAGTGCCTGCCATAATTTTGACAATGTCGAACTAGGTAAATTAGCTGCTCAAAGGGCACTGGATTTGGACCCTCAAAACGACGGTGTTTATGTTCTGCTATCGAACATGTATGCCAGGAATGGCATGTGGAATGAAATTGAGATGTTGAGGGAACAAATAAAAGAGAAGGGATTAAAGAGAGATATAGGACATAGTTTGGTAGATATCACTGGATGA
- the LOC132049909 gene encoding bZIP transcription factor 29-like produces the protein MGGESEGANIDMMRRLQSSFGTSSSSLPKHQPISTNQLDIPQLSTSHFHGQMRQFSPNYGVENSTKRVGLSPSHHPQMPPISPYSHIPVSRPTSQQLGVQSFTTQGQGPSHSRSLSQPVFFSLDSLPPLSPSPYKDSPSPFMSDPVAANSSKVGESLPPRKAHRRSNSDIPFGFSTIMQSSPPLVPSRSPGASGKPAQLVKREGFWDNNNAEGMGERKSEGEVVDDLFSAYMNLDNIESLNSSGMDDKQGNENSDSRASGTKTNGCDSSDNEATSSVNDSGSSMGIKRRAGGDIAPTVRHYRSVSMDSFMGKLNFGDESPKLPPSPGPQLSPTNSLDANSDGFSLEFGNGEFNGAELKKIMANEKLAEIALADPKRAKRILANRQSAARSKERKMRYIAELEHKVQTLQTEATTLSAQLTLLQRDSSGLTSQNHELKFRLQSMEQQAQLRDALNEALTSEVQRLKLANADLNGDAAKFQQLSLNPQMFQLQRQQNNNASAKHESK, from the exons ATGGGGGGTGAAAGTGAGGGAGCTAACATTGATATGATGCGTAGACTGCAATCATCATTTGGGACATCATCTTCTTCCCTACCAAAACACCAACCTATATCGACAAACCAACTTGACATACCACAATTGtctacttcccatttccatggtCAAATGCGGCAGTTTTCTCCGAATTATGGTGTTGAAAATAGTACCAAAAGGGTTGGTTTATCGCCTTCTCATCATCCGCAAATGCCCCCTATTTCACCATATTCTCATATCCCAGTAAGCAGGCCGACGAGTCAGCAACTAGGTGTGCAAAGTTTTACTACTCAAGGGCAAGGGCCCTCACATTCACGATCTTTATCGCAACCAGTGTTTTTCTCACTTGATTCCTTGCCACCCTTAAGCCCTTCACCATATAAGGATTCTCCCTCGCCGTTCATGTCTGACCCTGTAGCGGCTAATTCATCAAAGGTAGGAGAGAGTCTTCCTCCTCGTAAGGCTCATAGAAGGTCTAACAGTGATATCCCGTTTGGCTTTTCTACTATTATGCAGTCCTCACCGCCACTTGTTCCATCAAGGAGTCCTGGCGCTAGTGGTAAGCCAGCGCAGTTGGTTAAACGTGAAGGTTTTTGGGATAATAACAATGCTGAGGGAATGGGTGAAAGAAAATCTGAAGGAGAAGTTGTGGATGACTTGTTTTCCGCGTATATGAATTTGGACAATATTGAGTCGTTGAACTCCTCAGGTATGGATGATAAGCAGGGTAATGAGAACAGTGATAGTAGAGCCAGCGGTACAAAGACAAATGGATGTGATAGCAGTGACAATGAAGCAACAAGCAGTGTGAATGACAGTGGCAGCAGTATGGGGATCAAAAGGCGTGCTGGAGGAGATATTGCTCCAACTGTCAGACACTACAGGAGTGTTTCGATGGATAGTTTTATGGGGAAGTTAAACTTTGGTGATGAGTCGCCAAAGTTGCCTCCGTCACCTGGACCACAACTCTCGCCCACAAATTCACTTGATGCGAATTCAGATGGTTTCAGTTTGGAGTTTGGGAATGGCGAATTCAATGGAGctgaattgaagaaaattatggcAAACGAAAAACTTGCAGAGATAGCCTTAGCAGATCCGAAACGTGCCAAAAG GATTTTGGCCAACCGTCAGTCTGCTGCTCGTTCGAAAGAGCGAAAGATGAGATACATTGCGGAGTTGGAACACAAGGTACAAACCTTACAGACTGAAGCCACCACATTGTCTGCTCAACTCACTCTGTTGCAG AGAGATTCTTCTGGGCTCACAAGCCAAAATCACGAGCTAAAGTTCCGGCTGCAATCCATGGAGCAACAGGCTCAACTCCGTGATG CTCTAAATGAAGCATTAACCAGTGAAGTTCAACGTCTGAAGCTTGCTAATGCTGATTTAAATGGAGATGCTGCAAAGTTTCAGCAGCTTTCTCTCAATCCCCAGATGTTCCAGTTGCAGCGACAACAGAACAACAATGCATCTGCAAAACACGAATCAAAGTAG